From Neisseria cinerea:
CCACATCGCATTTGAATCAAGTACAGGAATATTAACCTGTTTCCCATCGACTACGCATTTCTGCCTCGCCTTAGGGGCCGACTCACCCTACGCCGATGAACGTTGCGTAGGAAACCTTGGGCTTTCGGCGAGCGGGCTTTTCACCCGCTTTATCGCTACTCATGTCAACATTCGCACTTCTGATACCTCCAGCACACTTTACAATGCACCTTCATCGGCCTACAGAACGCTCCCCTACCATGCCGGTAAACCGGCATCCGCAGCTTCGGTTATAGATTTGAGCCCCGTTACATCTTCCGCGCAGGACGACTCGACCAGTGAGCTATTACGCTTTCTTTAAATGATGGCTGCTTCTAAGCCAACATCCTGGCTGTCTATGCCTTCCCACTTCGTTTACCACTTAATCTATCATTTGGGACCTTAGCTGGCGGTCTGGGTTGTTTCCCTCTTGACAACGGACGTTAGCACCCGCTGTCTGTCTCCCGAGGAACCACTTGATGGTATTCTGAGTTTGCCATGGGTTGGTAAGTTGCAATAACCCCCTAGCCATAACAGTGCTTTACCCCCATCAGTGTCTTGCTCGAGGCACTACCTAAATAGTTTTCGGGGAGAACCAGCTATCTCCGAGTTTGTTTAGCCTTTCACCCCTATCCACAGCTCATCCCCGCATTTTGCAACATGCGTGGGTTCGGTCCTCCAGTACCTGTTACGGCACCTTCAACCTGGCCATGGATAGATCACTCGGTTTCGGGTCTACACCCAGCAACTATTCGCCCTATTAAGACTCGGTTTCCCTACGCCTCCCCTATTCGGTTAAGCTCGCTACTGAATGTAAGTCGTTGACCCATTATACAAAAGGTACGCAGTCACACCACTAGGGTGCTCCCACTGTTTGTATGCATCAGGTTTCAGGTTCTATTTCACTCCCCTCCCGGGGTTCTTTTCGCCTTTCCCTCACGGTACTGGTTCACTATCGGTCGATGATGAGTATTTAGCCTTGGAGGATGGTCCCCCCATATTCAGACAGGATTTCACGTGTCCCGCCCTACTTTTCGTACGCTTAGTACCACCGTTGTGATTTTGAATACGGGACTATCACCCACTATGGTCAAGCTTCCCAGCTTGTTCTTCTATCTCAACAGTTATCACGTACAGGCTCCTCCGCGTTCGCTCGCCACTACTTGCGGAATCTCGGTTGATTTCTTTTCCTCCGGGTACTTAGATGGTTCAGTTCTCCGGGTTCGCTTCTCTAAGTCTATGTATTCAACTTAGGATACTGCACAGAATGCAGTGGGTTTCCCCATTCGGACATCGCGGGATCATAGCTTTATTGCCAGCTCCCCCGCGCTTTTCGCAGGCTTACACGTCCTTCGTCGCCTATCATCGCCAAGGCATCCACCTGATGCACTTATTCACTTGACTCTATCATTTCAAGAACTTCTTTGACTTCGTTTACCTACCCGTTGACTAGGGAAGCAAACTTGAAATTTCTACTTTGATAAAGCTTACTGCTTTGTTGTGTCTTAATCCTGCCTTTTGTGTTTCAGGATTAAGTCGATACAATCATCACCCAAATACTGTGTTTGTTTTCTTTTCTCTCGCGAGAGATTTTTACCCTTTGCAAAAGGTAAAAATCAAAACAAACTCATTGTCTTTGTTTGTTGATTTCGGCTTTCCAATTTGTTAAAGATCGATGCGTCGTTATTCTACTTCGCAAATCAAAATAAGCTGCTAAAAATAGCAAACTTGCTTTCATTTGTAAAGTTTTGGTGGAGGCAAACGGGATCGAACCGATGACCCCCTGCTTGCAAAGCAGGTGCTCTACCAACTGAGCTATGCCCCCGTTATTGGTGGGTCTGGGAGGACTTGAACCTCCGACCCCACGCTTATCAAGCGTGTGCTCTAACCAGCTGAGCTACAAACCCGGATTCTCTTCTTAAGCGAACCTTGCCTTCACTCAAGCTTCTTCCGCATCTTTTCAGTTTACCGATAAGTGTGAATGCCTAAAGCCTCTTCTTTCTCTAGAAAGGAGGTGATCCAGCCGCAGGTTCCCCTACGGCTACCTTGTTACGACTTCACCCCAGTCATGAAGCATACCGTGGTAAGCGGACCCCTTGCGGTTATCCTACCTACTTCTGGTATCCCCCACTCCCATGGTGTGACGGGCGGTGTGTACAAGACCCGGGAACGTATTCACCGCAGTATGCTGACCTGCGATTACTAGCGATTCCGACTTCATGCACTCGAGTTGCAGAGTGCAATCCGGACTACGATCGGTTTTGTGAGATTGGCTCCACCTCGCGGCTTGGCTACCCTCTGTACCGACCATTGTATGACGTGTGAAGCCCTGGTCATAAGGGCCATGAGGACTTGACGTCATCCCCACCTTCCTCCGGCTTGTCACCGGCAGTCTCATTAGAGTGCCCAACTGAATGATGGCAACTAATGACAAGGGTTGCGCTCGTTGCGGGACTTAACCCAACATCTCACGACACGAGCTGACGACAGCCATGCAGCACCTGTGTTACGGTTCCCGAAGGCACTCCTCCGTCTCTGGAGGATTCCGTACATGTCAAGACCAGGTAAGGTTCTTCGCGTTGCATCGAATTAATCCACATCATCCACCGCTTGTGCGGGTCCCCGTCAATTCCTTTGAGTTTTAATCTTGCGACCGTACTCCCCAGGCGGTCAATTTCACGCGTTAGCTACGCTACTGAACAATCAAGTTGCCCAACAGCTAATTGACATCGTTTAGGGCGTGGACTACCAGGGTATCTAATCCTGTTTGCTACCCACGCTTTCGAGCATGAACGTCAGTGTTATCCCAGGAGGCTGCCTTCGCCATCGGTATTCCTCCACATCTCTACGCATTTCACTGCTACACGTGGAATTCTACCTCCCTCTGACACACTCTAGTCACCCAGTTCAGAACGCAGTTCCCAGGTTGAGCCCGGGGATTTCACATCCTGCTTAAGTAACCGTCTGCGCTCGCTTTACGCCCAGTAATTCCGATTAACGCTCGCACCCTACGTATTACCGCGGCTGCTGGCACGTAGTTAGCCGGTGCTTATTCTTCAGGTACCGTCATCAGCCGCTGATATTAGCAACAGCCTTTTCTTCCCTGACAAAAGTCCTTTACAACCCGAAGGCCTTCTTCAGACACGCGGCATGGCTGGATCAGGCTTGCGCCCATTGTCCAAAATTCCCCACTGCTGCCTCCCGTAGGAGTCTGGGCCGTGTCTCAGTCCCAGTGTGGCGGATCATCCTCTCAGACCCGCTACTGATCGTCGCCTTGGTAGGCCTTTACCCCACCAACTAGCTAATCAGATATCGGCCGCTCGAATAGCGCAAGGCCCGAAGGTCCCCTGCTTTCCCTCTCAAGACGTATGCGGTATTAGCTGATCTTTCGATCAGTTATCCCCCACTACTCGGTACGTTCCGATATGTTACTCACCCGTTCGCCACTCGCCACCCAAGAAGCAAGCTTCTCTGTGCTGCCGTCCGACTTGCATGTGTAAAGCATGCCGCCAGCGTTCAATCTGAGCCAGGATCAAACTCTTATGTTCAATCTCTAACTTTTTAACTTCTGGTCTGCTTCAAAGAAACCGACAGGACAATGTTCAAAACATCATCTTGTCTGTCTTTCAAACAGTGTGAGGCTCAAGGCACTCACACTTATCGGTAATCTGTTTTGTTAAAGAGCGTTTGAACTATTAAGTACGCAACAGTATCGGAATATCCAATACGGCTTAAACCAAACCGTGCTATACTTCTCCGTTTCATTACCGCCGCTTCGTCAGCAGCGAAGAACCGAACTATACGCTTGAAGACGTATACGGTCAATACCTCACCTTGCCTTTTTTTAATTATTTTCTCCATCTCGCTGTCTGATAAGGTTTTTTATTTCGCCACAAACCACATCTGACTCGAAATTTACCTGCCTCCATCTTAATCTGCTTCTCTCACTCTATTTAATACAGCTTAAATTACCGGTGGTGCTTATTTTTGCAAAATGATTTCTAATACAAATTTACTGCCTATATAAGCAATCATTAGACTGACAAACCCAATGATAGTCCATACAGCAACATTTTTACCCCGCCATGAGGTCATGCCGTGTTTAAGCAGCAGTCCTCCGTAAATCAACCACGACAATATGCCGAATACGGTTTTATGAGTAAAGGTCATGGGTTTTCCAAATACCGCTTCTGCAAAAAATGTTCCACTGACAACAGAATAAGTCAACAAGATAAAACCGGCCAGCATAGTTTGAAACATAAGCCGTTCCAAACTCAACAACGGAGGCAGAAATCCTGTGAATTTTGAAAAACTCCTACGATGTAGGCTTCGGTGCAGCAAAATGGTTAACACTGATAACAATGTAGCAATACCAAACAGTCCGTACGCAAACAACGATGCCCCTATATGCAGCATAAAAGGAAGGTCGGCAATCTTGTACCCTATAAACTTTCCGGGAAAAACGAGACCCAAAAACAGCATCATTACGGCACATGGGTACAACAACAACTGCAATCCGCGCAACGAATAAAAGAAACTGCCGACAAAATAGATAAACAACATCATCCAAACAATCAGGCTGACGGAATAACCGAAACCCATAATCAGTATTTTGTCTTGAATAACCGGCATCAACAGCGCCGCCCCATGCGCGGTCAATGCCGCACCCAAGACAGGCAGCTCGGTTCTCCATGGGTAGTCTTTACTGCGCCCCTGCTGTTGGCAATACCATGCAAACGCGCCCAACCCGGCATAAACTACAAGCAAGCAGATGAAAACTGTCGGCATAATGAACTTTCTTTAACATATGTTATTGGCCATATGCGGCTGTTCCTGAAATATTGGAACTTTTAGCGTCGAGATTGTAGAATCCGATTTTTGGCAATATCTGCCAAATTCACCCAAATACCGTTTGACACGATAACCGTATCAAAATAATCTCGATTTCATTTTAACAAAGAATGCCCCGCATTGGGCAAGCTATTATCCACACCAAGGACAAACAATGTTAGACAATTTAACCAGCCGCTTCAGCAATGTCCTCAAAAACATCCGCGGACAAGCCAAACTGACCGAAGACAATATTAAAGAAGCCTTGCGCGAGGTTCGTCTTGCCCTGCTGGAAGCCGACGTTGCATTGCCCGTCGTTAAAGAATTCGTCAACACAGTCAAAGAACAAGCCCTTGGCCAAGAAGTCGTCGGCAGCCTGACGCCTGACCAAGCCTTTATCGGCGTGGTCAACCAAGCTTTAGTCGAACTGATGGGCAAGGAAAACAAAACGCTGGATTTATCGGTTTCACCGCCCGCCATCGTTTTGATGGCCGGTTTGCAAGGTGCCGGTAAGACAACAACCGTCGGCAAACTCGCCCGCCTGCTGAAAAACGATCAGAAGAAAAAAGTTTTGGTGGTATCCGCCGACGTTTACCGCCCTGCCGCAATTGAACAGCTGCGTCTGTTGGCAGAACAGGTCGGCGTGGACTTTTTCCCGTCCGATACCAACCAAAAACCGGTTGAGATTGCAACTGCCGCCGTCGATTACGCCAAAAAACATTTTTACGATGTCTTGATGGTCGATACCGCCGGCCGCCTGGCAATCGATGAAGAGATGATGAACGAAATCAAAGCGCTGCATACGGCGGTCAACCCGGTTGAAACTTTGTTCGTCATCGATGCCATGCTGGGTCAGGATGCGGTGAACACTGCTCAGGCATTTAATGAAGCCCTGCCGCTGACCGGTGTCGTATTGACCAAGATGGATGGCGACTCGCGCGGCGGTGCGGCATTGTCCGTACGCCATGTAACCGGCAAACCGATTAAATTTATCGGTGTCGGCGAAAAAATCAACGGCCTCGAACCTTTCCACCCCGACCGTCTTGCCAGCCGTATCCTCGGCATGGGCGACGTATTGACCCTGATTGAAGACGTTCAAAAAGGTATTGATGAAGAAGCCGCCGCCAAAATGGCGAAAAAGCTGCAAAAAGGCAAAGGCTTCGACCTCAACGACTTTAAAGAACAAATCCAGCAGATGCGCAACATGGGCGGCTTGGAAAACCTGATGTCGAAAATGCCGGGCGAACTGGGTCAAATATCGAAACAAATCCCCGAAGGTACGGCTGAAAAAGCGATGGGCAAAGTAGAAGCCATCATCAACTCGATGACCCCTAAAGAACGCGCCAACCCTGCCCTGCTCAAAGCCAGCCGCAAACGACGTATTGCAATGGGTGCGGGTACGACCGTGCAGGAAGTGAACAAATTGCTCAAACAGTTTGAACAAATGCAACAAATGATGAAGATGTTCAGCGGCAACGGTTTGGGCAAACTGATGCGCTTGGCCAAAGGCATGAAGGGAATGAAGGGAATGTTTCCCGGTCTTTAATGTTTGAAAACAAAAGCCGTCTAAAACGATTTTCAGACGGCTTTTTGTCTGTTACCATGTCTGCACATCATTTCAAAACAGATTGATGCACCATTCCTCAAATTTTCGAATAGCTGAAACATGCCTGCTCGTGCGATAATTTCACATCTGCAAAATCAAACAGTTATTCAGAAAAGCGTACCGATCCGGCCAGGGCAGTATAGTAAGTGCGTACCTTATGCCGGACCCGCATGTTGAAACATATAAGGAAACATTATGAACCGTCGTCAATTTTTGGGCAGTGCCGCTGCCGTCTCCCTGGCTTCCGCCGCCTCTTTCGCGCGTGCGCACAGCCATGCCGACCACCATCATCATCACGATATGCAACCTGCCGCCGCATCCGCCTACACTGCCGTCCGCCAGACTGCAGCACACTGCATAGATGCTGGACAGGTTTGCCTGACACACTGCCTGTCCCTGCTTACCCAGGGCGATACGTCTATGGCCGATTGCGCGGTTACCGTGCGCCAAATGCTTGCCCTATGCGGTGCGTTGCACGACCTTGCTGCACAAAATGCCCCTCTGACACGCGACGCGGCAAAAGTGTGCCTCGACGCATGCAAACAATGTTCCAAAGCCTGTAAAGAACATGCTGCCCACCATGCGGAATGCAAAGCATGTTACGAGTCCTGCCTTGACTGTATCAAAGAATGCGAAAAACTCGTTGCCTGATACTGAAAAATGCCGTCTGAATCCTTTTCAGACGGCATTTTTTTGACTGCTAAATTATGTGCCGAACACTTTCAAACGTTCTGCAACAGGTTCAAAGGCCTTTTCACCTGCCGCCCCTTCAATACCGCCGATAACCATTTGTGCGCGCAACAACCAATTTTCGGGGATATTCCACGCTTTGGCAATCGCCGCATCGGGCAAGGGGTTGTAATGTTGCAGGTTTGCACCTACGCCGACCGCGGCAAGTGTTGTCCAGACGGCATACTGTACCATAGCGTTCGCCTGGTCCGCCCAAACGGGAAAGTTGGCGGCATAAGCAGGGAACTGCTCCTGCAAACCTTTGACAACATTTTGATCTTCATAAAACAAAATAGTTGCCGCACCCGCCTTAAACAGGTTCAATTTTTGCGCGGTCGGTTCAAAACTGTCGGCAGGCACGACGGCACGCAGCGCGTCTTCGACAAATTGCCACACCTTATCATGCTCTTCGCCAAACAGCACGACCACACGGGCAGATTGGGAATTGAACGAAGAAGGTGTGTGCAAAACAGCATGTTCGACGATTTGGACAACTTCATCTTTGCCGACGGGCAGATTTTTATTTAACGAATAAATGGAACGGCGGCTTTCCGCAGCCTGTTGCAGAGATTGACGAGTCATTTCTTTTCCTCAAAAACATTCAACAAAATACACTTTAGGCAGTCCGGTTCAGGCTTTACGCTTGAAAAACAGCCTGTCCAGCGACCATGCTCCACCGCCCGCTGCCGCAATATAGAAGAATACGAAGCAGAACAGCACTGCAGACTCGCCGCCGTTGGCAATCGGGAACAAAGCATTTCCGGAAGCGTGCGCCATAAAATAGGCAACCGCCATCTGGCCGGACAAAACAAACGCGGCAGGGCGCGTAAACAAGCCCAACACCAGCAAAATGCCGCCGACAATTTCTAAAATACCGGCAACCAGCATCAACCCTTCGGGTGAACCGCTGCCCATTTCAATGGGAAAGGCGAAGAATTTTGACGTACCGTGCAACAAAAACAGGTAGGCGGTTACGATACGCAAAACAGAAAGCAAAACAGGTTGGATACGGTTGCAGCAATTGGACATAAAAGCTCCTTAAATATTCGTCATCTTTTGTACCGGTACAGTATAGATAATTCCTCCCCATAGATATATACTGCTTTTATTGAAACAATGTTTCCAAAAAAGAAACTATGGACACCCTGTTCAGCCTCAAGGTTTTCCGCCAAGTCGTCCAAAGCGGCGGCTTTACCCGCGCCGCCGACGCGCTCGGCATCTCCACCGCAATGGCAAGCAAACACATCAGCCACTTGGAAAACACCGTCCAAGCCAAACTCCTGCACCGCAACAGCCGCAACCTCAGCCTGACCGAAGCCGGGGAAGAATACTACCGGCAATGCAGTTACGCGCTCGACACGCTCGACGATGCCGCGCAAAAAGCCGCCGGAGGGACGGAAAAACCGCAGGGGCTGCTGCGCGTGACGATGCCGCTGTGGTTTGCCGGCAGCCTGATATGCAACTGGCTGGCGGAATACCGCGAACGTTATCCCGAGGTAACATTAGAACTGATTTTGGACAACCGCCACATCGATTTGATTGCTGAAGGCGTGGATTTGGCGTTGCGCGTTTCCCAAACCCTTTCCCCTTCGCTAATCGTGCGCCCGCTGGCGGAAATCGAATTTGCCCTGCTTGCCTCGCCGGACTTCCTGATGTGCAACGGCGTACCGAAAACACCTGAAGAAGTCATGATGCTGCCCGCTGTCCTGCCGACCTACACCAACCAGCAGAAACTCGACATCACCCGCAAATCGGACGGCAAGAAATACCGGCTTGAACTGACCCCCGTCATCCGTACCGACAATACGCTGATGATGCGCGAAATGATTAAGGCGGGCGCGTGCATCGGGTATCAGCCGTTTTGGGCGGTAGAACACGATTTGCGTTGCGGTACGCTGGTGCGCTTGCTGTCCGAATATACCGTCCCGACCGACCGCCTGAATGCCGTTTATGCGGACAGGGCATTCTTAAGCGCGAAAGTCCGCAGCTTCATCGATTTTCTGAACGAAAAAATTGAAAACAGAAAAGACTGCCGAAATGCCGTCTGAACACGCCGCCACTGTTGCACACGCTATGTATACGCTCGTCTGGTTCCGACAAAACCTCCGT
This genomic window contains:
- a CDS encoding cytochrome C assembly family protein; the protein is MPTVFICLLVVYAGLGAFAWYCQQQGRSKDYPWRTELPVLGAALTAHGAALLMPVIQDKILIMGFGYSVSLIVWMMLFIYFVGSFFYSLRGLQLLLYPCAVMMLFLGLVFPGKFIGYKIADLPFMLHIGASLFAYGLFGIATLLSVLTILLHRSLHRRSFSKFTGFLPPLLSLERLMFQTMLAGFILLTYSVVSGTFFAEAVFGKPMTFTHKTVFGILSWLIYGGLLLKHGMTSWRGKNVAVWTIIGFVSLMIAYIGSKFVLEIILQK
- a CDS encoding LysR family transcriptional regulator; the protein is MDTLFSLKVFRQVVQSGGFTRAADALGISTAMASKHISHLENTVQAKLLHRNSRNLSLTEAGEEYYRQCSYALDTLDDAAQKAAGGTEKPQGLLRVTMPLWFAGSLICNWLAEYRERYPEVTLELILDNRHIDLIAEGVDLALRVSQTLSPSLIVRPLAEIEFALLASPDFLMCNGVPKTPEEVMMLPAVLPTYTNQQKLDITRKSDGKKYRLELTPVIRTDNTLMMREMIKAGACIGYQPFWAVEHDLRCGTLVRLLSEYTVPTDRLNAVYADRAFLSAKVRSFIDFLNEKIENRKDCRNAV
- the ffh gene encoding signal recognition particle protein, which codes for MLDNLTSRFSNVLKNIRGQAKLTEDNIKEALREVRLALLEADVALPVVKEFVNTVKEQALGQEVVGSLTPDQAFIGVVNQALVELMGKENKTLDLSVSPPAIVLMAGLQGAGKTTTVGKLARLLKNDQKKKVLVVSADVYRPAAIEQLRLLAEQVGVDFFPSDTNQKPVEIATAAVDYAKKHFYDVLMVDTAGRLAIDEEMMNEIKALHTAVNPVETLFVIDAMLGQDAVNTAQAFNEALPLTGVVLTKMDGDSRGGAALSVRHVTGKPIKFIGVGEKINGLEPFHPDRLASRILGMGDVLTLIEDVQKGIDEEAAAKMAKKLQKGKGFDLNDFKEQIQQMRNMGGLENLMSKMPGELGQISKQIPEGTAEKAMGKVEAIINSMTPKERANPALLKASRKRRIAMGAGTTVQEVNKLLKQFEQMQQMMKMFSGNGLGKLMRLAKGMKGMKGMFPGL
- a CDS encoding four-helix bundle copper-binding protein → MNRRQFLGSAAAVSLASAASFARAHSHADHHHHHDMQPAAASAYTAVRQTAAHCIDAGQVCLTHCLSLLTQGDTSMADCAVTVRQMLALCGALHDLAAQNAPLTRDAAKVCLDACKQCSKACKEHAAHHAECKACYESCLDCIKECEKLVA
- a CDS encoding DoxX family protein, with amino-acid sequence MSNCCNRIQPVLLSVLRIVTAYLFLLHGTSKFFAFPIEMGSGSPEGLMLVAGILEIVGGILLVLGLFTRPAAFVLSGQMAVAYFMAHASGNALFPIANGGESAVLFCFVFFYIAAAGGGAWSLDRLFFKRKA
- a CDS encoding nitroreductase family protein gives rise to the protein MTRQSLQQAAESRRSIYSLNKNLPVGKDEVVQIVEHAVLHTPSSFNSQSARVVVLFGEEHDKVWQFVEDALRAVVPADSFEPTAQKLNLFKAGAATILFYEDQNVVKGLQEQFPAYAANFPVWADQANAMVQYAVWTTLAAVGVGANLQHYNPLPDAAIAKAWNIPENWLLRAQMVIGGIEGAAGEKAFEPVAERLKVFGT